The Montipora foliosa isolate CH-2021 chromosome 1, ASM3666993v2, whole genome shotgun sequence DNA segment ttgaggttgaccattgtttctgcaaagtcaaaaattcactctcctagtcGAGGTTatggtaattccatcgttttgggaatagcagctgcttcattattcatcagcgtcacactTATATTACACCCTTCTTACAACCCAGTGGCATGTGTGTAGTGCACCACAGTGCACTATcccaaaaagtaaaaaacactACCGGCCGGCCAAGCTCGGTATGTGACTGTTCGACGCTGCATGTTGAttatttccgagttcacttcaACTTATTTTTCGCAGCAAGTTATGTTTTCTAGTTCCACTCTGCTTGTGAATAAAGTACAGTAATGGCACACTTCgaaaaatgccataatacttTGTTTGACCcaacaaaattttgcataagcattgtttttgttttctcttgggacttataatggtcccaagagaaactggaaacaatgatTAAGCAATAATTTGGAGGggaaaaaaaagagtattatggtctTTCCCGAAGTGGCATATATACATGAGAAAGACTTGTGAATCACCAAATGTAGCTTGACAGTGTACAGGCAGCCTAAGCTTGGTATGCGACTGTTCGGACTTTTCGTTGATCATACGCAACagacgatttatagactttgaaTGGGAATATTAACCTttagcttataaatgctaaagtaagctgtaatttttgaaataaacttcacttacctatACGTACGGTTGTCCTTGtattttctgtgcaatcggagctCAAATtatgtccgttttagacgggtttatggcttacgaatttttacgatgccATTGGTTGTCGCTTTCACTGTGGTTAATCCCTGTGAGGCGCGGTTTGTATCTGGATGTGAGACCATCAAGATAAACGACATGCTATTGCCTTTTGTAGACGCCAATGCATCTTGATGCATTTTATTCAATCGGGATACCCATCCTTAACGAAATCCTGACCATTAATCACTTTAGATGACATAAGATTTTTTAAACTACATATCCTACGAGATCCAGACCATGTGTGAATGTCGCAAGCCTGAAATGGCCTGGCTTGGGATAAATACCTGCCTGAGATCGCGGCCACGTGTTTCAGTCAGACCAAGATGAGGTCGAAAAGATGACACGGTCTGGCTTCGGATTGATACCCGTCATAAAACCAGTGGGACTGAAAAACGAATTTGAAATCGATAGCAAGCGTTCTCCAACTACGTCGaatgcaattattattattatttccgtGTCCTCTACGATAACGGTCTTGAGGGTTCAAATTCAGCTCAAGGCTCATTTTTTTTCACTGCGCGATGCTCAACTATCATCATTCAGGTGATCAAAAATCTTAAAATGCTAGAGCTCCTTTCCGACATTAAGATAAAAGTTGCTATCGCAAAAGTGCCCCCTTAACAGAGCGTATCATAGCCTTTTGGCGCCGTTTTCGTCCCAAGATCTCTTCCTTCTACTTGCATTGTGATTAGCCGAGACACGGGAACAGAATTGAATTGCCTTAAGTTTACAGCGGTAGAATACGATATGGTCTTGATCGTGGCCCCAGCCGAGTCTTCAACATtcacagacaaaaaaattaatcatgGTGACCTTATGCAAACTAAATAGgggcaaaaaacaacaacaacaaaaacatacaaagaaaaaaaaccggTTAAATATTGAGAACCCTCCTCTTTATTTTCACATTTCACGAGTAAAATATACTGCCCCGTGGCTAGCTAGTGTGACacctaaagaaaagaaaaatctgctTTCAGTCCTCATGCCTGTGGGGGAGGTATTTCTTCTATGTAGATGCGGGACACTGAATTCCATCCAGTGTATGCATCCGCAACAGCCGCGTAACCAGAACACCGACCGACCCAGAATCCCACGCGCACCGTGCCCTTGTGAATTTTTTCGCACACTCCTTCAATGTGGCGAGGGCGGTgtatatttttcacgttgcttCCCTTTCCAAGTACCATGTAGAGCGTGCCATCAATGGCTGCCGGGGATGAGCATTCTACTCCGTTGAAGGTAAAATACCATCGACTGCAGCAATTATCACAGTTGTATATGCGAAGATTCCCATCCCAGTACACTTGCAGCGCAGTTTGATCAGACGTTTTCTTGAAAGCGCATTCCTGTTAAAAACAATAAGACATCTAAAAGGCAGGGTCAAAATTGTAGTGCATAGGGGACGAATCCttgcttacattttttgcctcattaacCTAGTGCATCACGTAATGAGCTGCcactgaaaatttgaaccccaTATTGACATCATCTTTCAGCAATAATGactcaaaattttaaaattttagaaaaaatgtGTGGATCATTGGTACCTTATTAGCCATCAGTTTTTGTTGGCTTCTAACTGGCGTGCTATCGAGGCTAGAAAGCTTAAAATTAAACATTTAGCTACGTTAGGAAAATTTCATTACACGCATCTGATGCTGTGCTGCTCTGTGCATAAgaaaagacatttaaaaaatcgggttcaataaaacaattttttttgccttttgaagtcaatttgtccATAGCATGACGCCATCTGGGAGCACGCAAACTCTTACTGTTAATGAAACAAGTGGCGTTCTATGCTTGTTGTAATATTATTTATACCGAGCCTCTTTTGGGGTCCTTTCCAGATAGATGCCTCAAGGCTTAACTATACGGTGCCAACCTCTGCATCATGGAGGCCAGACCCTGGCGCTATGTTTGCTTATGCCGCATTTCGATTCCATTGTGGTCCTTACTATTCCTAAGCCTTTAATTTCCTCCTATCAGCTTGATAGCCCTTTGCATTTTTGCGGAAAACATCACATAACATCAAAAACGTCTTTCGGTGTTGGTTACGGAGGTTGTTTGTAATACAAGCAGTTGTGACAACAGCGTATCAAAACTCACCCTGAGCAATCCAGTGTCCTTATCATCATTTATGCTCTTAAAGGTGCACTGTTTCCAACTACGGCTCAATAAACCTGCAGGACCCTGGAGGCCTTGAGGTCCTTGAGGACCAGGGAGACCTTGTCTTCCAGCATCACCTTTGTCGCCCTTCCCTCCCCGTGGACCTTGTTTTCCTTGATCACCTTCATCACCTTTGCCTCCTGGGGGCCCCCTAGCTCCGGGTAATCCTGTGGATCCCGCTTGTCCAGGGATTCCAGGAATCCCGGGAATTCCTGGCATGCCGCAACTAG contains these protein-coding regions:
- the LOC138004943 gene encoding collagen triple helix repeat-containing protein 1-like isoform X1 gives rise to the protein MFWLPLAILMSLCFAANGSDSNTSDTLAKPAFFRYNEGRSRPLLLRIFARMSSQTTKETRSAYCTNCPSCGMPGIPGIPGIPGQAGSTGLPGARGPPGGKGDEGDQGKQGPRGGKGDKGDAGRQGLPGPQGPQGLQGPAGLLSRSWKQCTFKSINDDKDTGLLRECAFKKTSDQTALQVYWDGNLRIYNCDNCCSRWYFTFNGVECSSPAAIDGTLYMVLGKGSNVKNIHRPRHIEGVCEKIHKGTVRVGFWVGRCSGYAAVADAYTGWNSVSRIYIEEIPPPQA
- the LOC138004943 gene encoding collagen triple helix repeat-containing protein 1-like isoform X2, giving the protein MFWLPLAILMSLCFAANGSDSNTSDTETRSAYCTNCPSCGMPGIPGIPGIPGQAGSTGLPGARGPPGGKGDEGDQGKQGPRGGKGDKGDAGRQGLPGPQGPQGLQGPAGLLSRSWKQCTFKSINDDKDTGLLRECAFKKTSDQTALQVYWDGNLRIYNCDNCCSRWYFTFNGVECSSPAAIDGTLYMVLGKGSNVKNIHRPRHIEGVCEKIHKGTVRVGFWVGRCSGYAAVADAYTGWNSVSRIYIEEIPPPQA